A single genomic interval of Nitratidesulfovibrio sp. SRB-5 harbors:
- a CDS encoding MerR family transcriptional regulator — MQQQELEHLPMIRELLTLREIARRLDVPPSSIAYYKDRFARFLPAGEGRGRRLRYPVHVLDIFREIRSMYTRNVAAEQIEERLEQLVAALYAPVGQPGDAVRSGLHGGLSGGQSGARAGARASGTGVEPHLRDRFRASDAMPDPDCSSAHSLAHSLAHSPDHLPDQLPNALPHTAASAPADPAVEGLPGLLDRMAALLQVQGHMLEELSSLRRQVEELRADRDMLLAAFDERAARLDEALELLRRERTEAVTRLVDDYYAVVSGPAGAGSSEAGPSEAGRRDAEPAEAGTNGTKTDGGNAGGAENAAGDGARVDAAGASRNASGQTSPGQAASDQDAFGQTASGQSTSHQGASRNETSGQATSGADARDDGPSASGASGSASQADAGHDRATSGKDSATTPPATLFDRPLVIRRNGEYLGVSGRDKAFTLRELLALVERHAARRHRVTMGWTRSGSAWVLRLTTDESASGRQGGSRTHELTLQPVTTPSGNHVTRLSRLAINSDTVPDRFLLELFRNIKESYEFR, encoded by the coding sequence GTGCAACAACAAGAACTGGAGCACCTCCCCATGATCCGCGAACTGCTGACCCTCCGCGAAATCGCCCGCCGCCTCGACGTGCCCCCCTCCAGTATCGCCTATTACAAGGACAGGTTCGCGCGCTTCCTGCCCGCCGGAGAAGGGCGGGGCAGGCGGCTGCGCTATCCCGTGCATGTGCTGGACATCTTCAGGGAGATCAGGAGCATGTACACGCGCAACGTGGCGGCGGAGCAGATCGAGGAACGGCTGGAGCAACTGGTGGCCGCGCTGTATGCCCCCGTGGGCCAGCCGGGGGACGCGGTCCGGTCCGGCCTTCATGGGGGGCTTTCGGGTGGGCAATCGGGCGCCAGGGCGGGCGCACGGGCATCCGGCACCGGGGTGGAACCGCACCTGCGGGACAGGTTCCGCGCATCCGATGCCATGCCGGATCCAGACTGCTCGTCAGCGCACTCGCTGGCGCACTCGCTGGCGCACTCGCCGGACCACTTGCCGGACCAACTGCCGAACGCTCTACCGCACACGGCGGCCTCTGCCCCTGCGGACCCTGCCGTGGAAGGCCTGCCCGGCCTGCTCGACCGTATGGCCGCGCTGCTTCAGGTGCAAGGGCACATGCTGGAAGAGCTATCCAGCCTGCGTCGTCAGGTGGAGGAACTGCGTGCCGACCGCGACATGCTGCTGGCCGCCTTTGACGAGCGTGCGGCCCGGCTGGACGAGGCGCTGGAACTGCTGCGCCGCGAACGCACCGAAGCGGTAACCCGCCTCGTGGACGACTATTATGCTGTGGTGTCTGGTCCTGCGGGTGCCGGTTCATCGGAGGCCGGGCCATCGGAAGCCGGACGGAGGGATGCCGAACCAGCGGAAGCTGGAACAAACGGCACCAAGACCGACGGGGGCAACGCAGGCGGGGCAGAAAACGCTGCTGGCGACGGTGCGCGCGTCGATGCTGCCGGGGCCAGCCGGAACGCTTCCGGCCAAACTTCTCCCGGCCAAGCTGCTTCCGATCAGGACGCTTTCGGCCAGACGGCTTCCGGTCAAAGCACATCCCACCAGGGCGCATCCCGTAACGAGACATCCGGTCAAGCCACATCCGGCGCCGACGCGCGGGACGACGGCCCTTCGGCCAGCGGCGCTTCCGGTTCCGCCTCGCAGGCGGATGCGGGCCATGACCGGGCCACTTCCGGCAAGGATTCCGCCACCACGCCGCCCGCAACCCTGTTCGACAGGCCGCTGGTCATCCGGCGCAACGGCGAATACCTGGGCGTGTCAGGCCGCGACAAGGCCTTCACCCTGCGAGAACTGCTGGCGCTGGTGGAGCGTCACGCCGCCCGGCGGCATCGCGTGACCATGGGCTGGACCCGGTCCGGTTCTGCGTGGGTGCTGCGCCTGACCACCGACGAATCCGCCAGCGGCAGGCAGGGCGGCAGCCGCACTCACGAACTGACCTTGCAGCCGGTCACCACGCCCAGCGGCAACCACGTCACCCGGCTTTCCCGCCTTGCCATCAACAGCGACACGGTGCCGGATCGCTTCCTGCTGGAATTGTTCCGGAATATCAAGGAAAGCTACGAATTTCGGTAG
- a CDS encoding UPF0280 family protein — protein sequence MSTRRNDTGKRPAPSTPDAPTVHTDHVRGYRKRTARHPDEVVFQVVVEETDLWVTARAGLSGLSGQPGQPGQPVQPDLPDRIAAYVTELRGQIKAWMLLAPDFRTSLVPVPTPASAPEVARRMAHGADIAGVGPFAAVAGTVAQMVAERFAPVSPDIIVENGGDIYICSQRDRVVGLLPDPASGEMIGVVVKASDCPVSLCSSSATIGHSLSLGVGDIAAVRARDASLADAAATLFGNMLQGPDDVARVTERAAAMAHLGIEGVYAQCGGRVGIWGNMELAVA from the coding sequence ATGAGCACCAGACGCAACGACACCGGCAAGCGCCCCGCACCCTCCACCCCGGATGCCCCCACCGTGCACACCGACCATGTGCGCGGCTACCGCAAGCGCACCGCCCGCCACCCGGACGAGGTGGTCTTTCAGGTGGTGGTGGAGGAAACCGACCTGTGGGTGACCGCACGGGCGGGCCTGTCGGGCCTGTCGGGCCAGCCCGGCCAGCCCGGCCAGCCCGTACAGCCCGACCTGCCGGACCGCATCGCCGCCTACGTCACCGAACTGCGTGGCCAGATCAAGGCGTGGATGCTGCTGGCGCCCGACTTTCGCACCAGCCTCGTGCCCGTGCCCACGCCCGCCAGCGCCCCGGAAGTGGCCCGGCGCATGGCTCACGGGGCCGACATCGCCGGGGTGGGCCCCTTTGCCGCCGTGGCGGGCACCGTGGCCCAGATGGTGGCGGAACGCTTTGCCCCGGTGTCGCCGGACATCATCGTGGAGAACGGCGGGGACATCTACATCTGCTCGCAACGCGACCGGGTGGTGGGCCTGCTGCCCGATCCGGCCAGCGGCGAGATGATCGGCGTGGTGGTGAAGGCCTCGGACTGCCCGGTCTCGCTGTGCTCGTCGTCGGCCACCATCGGCCATTCGCTGAGCCTTGGCGTGGGCGACATCGCGGCGGTGCGGGCGCGCGACGCCAGTCTGGCCGACGCGGCGGCCACCCTGTTCGGCAACATGCTGCAAGGGCCGGACGACGTGGCCCGCGTGACCGAACGCGCCGCCGCCATGGCCCATCTGGGCATAGAGGGCGTGTACGCCCAGTGCGGCGGGCGCGTGGGGATTTGGGGGAACATGGAACTGGCCGTGGCATGA
- the argF gene encoding ornithine carbamoyltransferase: MPRHFTRIRDLGYEGAWKLLQRAKEMKDTAHRGKIMEGKTAILIFEKASTRTRVSFEMAVRHLGGSTIFMTPAESQLGRSEPLRDTARVLSRYADCMVVRTFGQSKITELVEYGSIPVINALTDEGHPCQIMGDVLTMYERTPDLSTVRVAWVGDGNNMANSWIEAAVYFPFELFMAFPEGYEPDRDLLGYALNAGAKIFLTHDPRMAVEGAHYVNTDVWASMGQEEEQKKREAAFKGYCIDTEMMALAAPDAKFMHCLPAHRGEEVTDEVMESPASIIFDQAENRLHIQKAILEWALSE; encoded by the coding sequence ATGCCCAGACATTTCACGCGAATCAGGGACCTCGGCTACGAGGGCGCCTGGAAGCTGCTGCAACGCGCCAAGGAAATGAAGGACACCGCCCACCGGGGCAAGATCATGGAAGGCAAGACCGCCATCCTCATCTTCGAAAAGGCGTCCACCCGCACGCGCGTGTCGTTCGAGATGGCGGTGCGCCACCTTGGCGGCTCCACCATCTTCATGACCCCGGCGGAAAGCCAGCTGGGCCGCTCCGAACCCCTGCGCGACACCGCCCGCGTGCTTTCGCGCTATGCGGACTGCATGGTGGTGCGCACCTTCGGGCAGTCGAAGATCACCGAACTGGTCGAATACGGCTCCATCCCGGTCATCAACGCCCTGACGGACGAAGGGCACCCCTGCCAGATCATGGGCGACGTGCTGACCATGTACGAGCGCACCCCCGACCTGTCCACGGTGCGCGTGGCCTGGGTGGGTGACGGCAACAACATGGCCAATTCGTGGATCGAGGCAGCCGTCTACTTTCCGTTCGAGCTGTTCATGGCCTTCCCCGAAGGCTACGAGCCCGACCGCGACCTGCTGGGCTACGCCCTGAACGCCGGGGCCAAGATATTCCTGACGCACGACCCGCGCATGGCGGTAGAGGGCGCGCACTACGTGAACACCGACGTGTGGGCCTCCATGGGCCAGGAAGAAGAGCAGAAGAAGCGCGAGGCCGCCTTCAAGGGCTACTGCATCGACACCGAAATGATGGCCCTTGCCGCGCCCGACGCCAAGTTCATGCACTGCCTGCCCGCCCACCGGGGCGAGGAAGTGACCGACGAGGTCATGGAAAGCCCGGCCTCCATCATTTTCGACCAGGCAGAAAACCGCCTGCACATCCAGAAGGCCATTCTGGAATGGGCGCTTTCGGAATAA
- a CDS encoding argininosuccinate synthase, with product MAKAIKKVVLAYSGGLDTSVILKWIAVTYGCEVVTLTADLGQEEDLDGVDAKALRTGASRAYVEDLREEFARDFIFPMMRSGAVYEGRYLLGTSIARPLIAKRLVDIARAEGAQAVAHGATGKGNDQVRFELAVNALAPDLDVIAPWRIWDLRSRTDLTAFAEQHGIPLSTSSKQYSMDRNMLHCSFEGGELEDPWCEPGPNSHVMAVPVEQAPDTPEYITIEFKKGDAVAVNGEAMSPASIIRTLNTIGGRHGIGRLDMVENRFVGIKSRGVYETPGGTVLHIAHRDLEGICMDRESMHLRDQLIPRYSEAVYNGFWFAPEREAMQAFIDKTQETVNGTVRLKLYKGNACPVGRTSPNTLYCHDLATFEDCATYDHADAAGFIKLQGLRVRGYAQRVKKD from the coding sequence ATGGCCAAGGCTATCAAGAAGGTCGTGCTCGCCTATTCCGGCGGGCTGGATACGTCGGTGATCCTGAAGTGGATCGCCGTCACCTACGGCTGCGAGGTGGTGACCCTTACCGCCGACCTGGGGCAGGAAGAGGACCTGGACGGCGTGGACGCCAAGGCCCTGCGAACCGGCGCCAGCCGCGCCTACGTGGAAGACCTGCGCGAGGAATTCGCGCGTGACTTCATCTTTCCCATGATGCGCTCCGGCGCGGTGTACGAGGGGCGCTACCTGCTGGGCACCTCCATTGCCCGTCCGCTCATCGCCAAGCGCCTGGTGGACATCGCCCGCGCCGAAGGCGCGCAGGCCGTGGCCCACGGGGCCACTGGCAAGGGCAACGACCAGGTGCGCTTCGAGCTTGCCGTCAACGCCCTGGCCCCGGACCTGGACGTGATTGCCCCGTGGCGTATCTGGGACCTGCGCTCGCGCACCGACCTGACCGCCTTTGCCGAACAGCACGGCATACCGCTGTCCACCTCGTCCAAGCAGTACAGCATGGACCGCAACATGCTGCATTGCAGCTTCGAGGGCGGCGAGCTGGAAGACCCGTGGTGCGAACCCGGCCCCAACAGCCACGTCATGGCCGTGCCCGTGGAACAGGCCCCGGACACGCCGGAATACATCACCATAGAGTTCAAGAAGGGCGATGCGGTTGCCGTCAACGGCGAAGCCATGAGCCCGGCCTCCATCATCCGCACCCTGAACACCATCGGGGGCAGGCACGGCATCGGTCGCCTGGACATGGTGGAAAACCGCTTCGTGGGCATCAAGTCGCGCGGGGTGTACGAAACCCCCGGCGGCACCGTGCTGCACATCGCCCACCGCGACCTGGAAGGCATCTGCATGGACCGCGAATCCATGCACCTGCGCGACCAGCTGATTCCGCGCTACTCCGAGGCCGTGTACAACGGCTTCTGGTTCGCGCCGGAACGCGAGGCCATGCAGGCGTTCATCGACAAGACGCAGGAAACCGTCAACGGCACCGTGCGCCTCAAGCTGTACAAGGGCAACGCCTGCCCCGTGGGCCGCACCTCGCCCAACACCCTGTACTGCCACGACCTGGCCACCTTCGAAGACTGCGCCACCTACGACCACGCCGATGCCGCGGGCTTCATCAAGTTGCAGGGCCTGCGCGTGCGCGGCTACGCGCAGCGGGTGAAGAAGGACTAG
- the argH gene encoding argininosuccinate lyase encodes MAEKKMWGGRFRQATAALVEEYTQSVSFDRALYAQDIAGSKAHARMLAKQGVLTADEAARIVEGLDMVLAEIEGGTFVWRRELEDVHMNIESRLTELVGDVGKKLHTGRSRNDQVALDFRLFVSDRIRAWRGLARDLVAVLAERAGEHANTLLPGCTHMQPAQPVSLGHHLLAYAWMLRRDAERLADCDRRTRVCPLGAAALAGTTYPLDPAYVAEQLDMYGTFRNSMDAVSDRDFVLESLFCGATIMAHLSRLCEEIIIWANPAFGFVRLPDAYATGSSIMPQKKNPDVAEIMRGKTGRVYGALTAMLTTVKGLPMTYNRDMQEDKEPFLDCDRTVSASLEIMAGMLRELGFNEGRMRAALRAGFLNATELADYLVGKGIPFREAHHLTGAAVALAEERSITLEELPLADLQGICDRVGDDVYAVLDPAAAVARREMPGGTGPASVAAQLAELSGWLEE; translated from the coding sequence ATGGCCGAAAAGAAGATGTGGGGGGGGCGGTTCCGTCAGGCCACCGCCGCCCTGGTCGAGGAATACACCCAGTCCGTGTCGTTCGACCGCGCCCTGTACGCGCAGGACATCGCGGGTTCCAAGGCGCATGCGCGCATGCTGGCGAAGCAGGGCGTGCTGACGGCGGACGAGGCCGCACGCATCGTCGAAGGTCTGGACATGGTGCTGGCCGAGATAGAGGGCGGCACCTTTGTCTGGCGGCGCGAGCTGGAAGACGTGCACATGAACATCGAAAGCCGCCTCACCGAACTGGTGGGCGACGTGGGCAAGAAGCTGCACACGGGCCGCAGCCGCAACGACCAGGTGGCGCTGGACTTCCGCCTGTTCGTGTCCGACCGCATCCGCGCCTGGCGCGGCCTTGCGCGCGACCTGGTGGCCGTGCTGGCCGAGCGCGCGGGCGAGCACGCCAACACGCTGCTGCCCGGCTGCACCCACATGCAGCCCGCCCAACCGGTAAGCCTTGGCCACCACCTGCTGGCCTATGCATGGATGCTGCGCCGCGACGCCGAACGCCTGGCCGACTGCGACCGCCGGACGCGCGTGTGCCCGCTGGGCGCGGCGGCGCTGGCGGGCACCACCTACCCGCTGGACCCGGCGTACGTGGCCGAGCAGCTGGACATGTACGGCACCTTCCGCAACAGCATGGACGCCGTGTCCGATCGTGACTTCGTGCTCGAATCGCTGTTCTGCGGGGCCACCATCATGGCCCACCTGTCGCGGCTGTGCGAAGAAATCATCATCTGGGCCAACCCGGCCTTCGGCTTCGTGCGGCTGCCCGACGCCTACGCCACGGGCTCGTCCATCATGCCCCAGAAGAAGAACCCCGACGTGGCCGAGATCATGCGCGGCAAGACGGGCCGCGTGTACGGCGCGCTGACCGCCATGCTGACCACGGTGAAGGGTCTGCCCATGACCTACAACCGCGACATGCAGGAGGACAAGGAACCGTTCCTCGACTGCGATCGCACCGTGTCGGCGTCGCTGGAGATCATGGCGGGCATGCTGCGCGAATTGGGCTTCAACGAAGGACGCATGCGCGCAGCCCTGCGTGCGGGCTTTCTGAACGCCACAGAACTTGCCGACTATCTGGTGGGCAAGGGCATACCCTTCCGCGAGGCGCACCACCTGACCGGGGCCGCCGTGGCCCTGGCGGAAGAGCGGTCCATCACGCTGGAAGAACTTCCTCTGGCCGACCTGCAAGGCATCTGCGACCGCGTTGGTGACGACGTCTACGCCGTGCTGGACCCGGCTGCTGCGGTGGCCCGGCGCGAGATGCCCGGCGGCACCGGGCCCGCGTCCGTGGCGGCGCAACTGGCGGAGCTGTCCGGCTGGCTGGAAGAGTAA
- a CDS encoding RNA recognition motif domain-containing protein, which translates to MSKSLYVGNLPFSASEDEIRDLFSQHGQVLSVKLISDRETGRPRGFGFVEMEAADANSAVEALNGYSFGGRALKVNEAQPRAPRPPRW; encoded by the coding sequence ATGTCCAAGTCTCTGTATGTGGGCAACCTGCCTTTCTCCGCCTCTGAAGACGAAATCCGCGACCTGTTCTCCCAGCACGGCCAGGTGCTCAGCGTGAAGCTGATCTCCGACCGTGAAACCGGCCGTCCCCGCGGTTTCGGCTTCGTCGAAATGGAAGCCGCCGACGCCAACAGCGCCGTGGAAGCCCTGAACGGCTACTCCTTCGGTGGCCGCGCCCTGAAGGTCAACGAAGCCCAGCCCCGCGCTCCCCGTCCGCCCCGCTGGTAG
- a CDS encoding substrate-binding periplasmic protein, whose protein sequence is MTVLFTLTVLSVPSPSTALTSDGAASPADDTRDGAYLMVNTVYPPYAMELADGSVGGTATTLAEELFRRLSLPVRQRLLPWNRVLRMTEDGAADGVSLLAHAPERDATMAFSVPVAEAHQSFYYASPTHDGFAWQHYEDLRPYRIGLVQGYTYSPEFLAAVQRLDLAVEYSPSDESNFAKLRSGRVDLCLSNDLVAESYLNSQQHLRSAVGKAERPVRSYPLYMAFSRSSPLAGRLAEIDAEIGRMHEDGTLQRIMDSGTVQPR, encoded by the coding sequence ATGACAGTCCTGTTCACGCTGACCGTACTGTCCGTGCCCTCCCCCTCCACCGCGCTGACAAGCGACGGCGCCGCATCACCCGCCGACGACACCCGCGACGGTGCCTACCTGATGGTGAACACCGTGTACCCGCCCTACGCCATGGAACTCGCCGACGGCAGCGTGGGCGGCACGGCCACCACCCTTGCCGAAGAACTGTTCCGTAGGCTGTCCCTTCCCGTACGGCAGCGATTGCTGCCCTGGAACCGCGTGTTGCGCATGACAGAGGACGGCGCTGCCGATGGGGTGAGCTTGCTGGCCCACGCCCCCGAACGCGATGCGACCATGGCGTTTTCCGTGCCGGTGGCCGAGGCGCACCAGTCCTTCTACTACGCCAGCCCCACCCATGACGGTTTTGCCTGGCAACATTACGAAGACTTGCGCCCCTACCGCATCGGCCTGGTGCAGGGATACACGTATTCACCGGAATTCCTGGCCGCCGTGCAACGGCTGGACCTGGCCGTGGAATATTCCCCGTCGGACGAAAGCAACTTCGCCAAGTTGCGCAGCGGCCGCGTGGACCTGTGCCTGAGCAACGACCTGGTTGCCGAATCCTACCTTAACAGCCAGCAGCATCTGCGCTCCGCAGTGGGCAAGGCGGAACGCCCGGTGCGCAGCTACCCGCTGTACATGGCCTTTTCCCGCAGTTCGCCACTGGCCGGACGCCTGGCTGAAATCGATGCCGAAATCGGGCGGATGCACGAGGACGGAACCCTGCAACGCATTATGGATTCCGGAACGGTGCAACCCCGTTGA
- a CDS encoding substrate-binding periplasmic protein, with translation MRVQFSVISLLLALSLVIVRDAIADADQYVVGVAYMHGEERRIPELEALVGEAYRRVGMSVVFKYSPPMRDISLANDGEIDASAVRTKHAVAKYENLLVVPEPLLRSLYTMFFVNDKFSEYNIDDFKSLRVACVRGEIISASILESFGMNPVFVPGLEHGIKMLQSGRADAVFTSESVVKGFFKDESSSGMRKGRYGVVVKSYHVVNVRHKDLVVPLAAAFREMIRDGTARQLLGSFSDFIPSSYERDH, from the coding sequence ATGCGCGTGCAGTTCAGTGTCATCTCTCTTCTTCTTGCGCTCAGCCTTGTGATCGTGCGGGATGCCATTGCCGATGCTGACCAATATGTTGTTGGGGTGGCGTACATGCATGGTGAAGAGCGTAGAATCCCTGAATTGGAAGCCCTTGTTGGCGAGGCGTATAGGCGAGTTGGCATGAGTGTTGTGTTCAAGTACTCACCACCAATGCGAGATATTTCCCTTGCGAATGACGGTGAGATTGATGCCAGTGCTGTGAGAACAAAGCACGCTGTGGCAAAATATGAAAATCTTCTTGTCGTTCCTGAGCCTTTGTTGCGTTCATTGTATACGATGTTTTTTGTGAACGATAAATTTTCTGAATATAATATTGATGATTTTAAGTCATTGCGTGTTGCCTGCGTGCGTGGTGAGATAATTTCCGCTTCGATACTTGAAAGTTTTGGAATGAATCCAGTGTTTGTTCCTGGGTTGGAGCATGGAATAAAAATGCTGCAATCTGGTCGCGCGGATGCCGTGTTTACTTCAGAATCAGTTGTAAAAGGTTTTTTTAAGGATGAGTCTTCATCTGGTATGCGCAAGGGTAGGTATGGTGTTGTAGTTAAATCATATCATGTTGTTAATGTAAGGCACAAGGATTTGGTTGTTCCGCTTGCTGCTGCATTTCGAGAAATGATTAGAGATGGCACCGCACGGCAACTGTTAGGGTCATTCAGCGACTTCATTCCATCGTCTTATGAGCGCGACCATTAG